The window ATCTTCTCTTGCTCTCAATCCTTACAAAATGTACAGCATTTCGTTctatattatgataataacaTCTCAAAGGggtcaaatttaaaaatttcttatgGTATAGgcatttagtttcatttttaccgcaaaaaataatttgatttaaatgtaTGGATGTCAAAATTGACCACTGCCCTCTTACCAAAGGGGTTATTATTCGTtcagaataaaagaaatgaaaagtcAAAAAGGAGAGTCCATTCTCATTCTCTTTGTTTACTGGAAGAAATCATTCAAGTAAACAAACCTTCAATCAATCTAAGTCATGCCCATCTTATCAACGACCGTGTGATGCTCCtctgaaaagaaatgaaacccATAGTTCTTAATTATCCACAATTAATGATGTTCACATCTGTTCTTCTTCTCACCAAATTACATTGGTATAAGCTTTGATGGTGCATTGAATGTCAAATCATCCTCATGTCACTTACGGTAAAAATTGGAAgttctaaaaaattgaaaggcaAGTCGTAACTACTTAATCTAAATTATACAGAAGATTGCTATTGTAACATACCGACTTGAAGAGGGATCATTGGAAGTATTTTCTTCCATCCTAACAAGTATTAGTGGAAACTTGAGTCTATTACCACTTGGGTAAAAGTAGAGATGAAGATTTGAGTTTCTAACCAACAGTTGATGATAtgtttcttaaataattagataGCTATGTTGTGGTTAAAAGTAtccaaatttctaaaatgCATATGTATTGTAGAGTTTCATGGCACTGATTAAAATACCAAATGCTTAGAAGGCAAGAGATGATATATTAAGCATGAGATAAATCCATAAACTCTTTTTTggatatatgaaaagaaagacaGCAACAGGacttgataattttttttgataaaaatagatTGTATAATGaatatttagaagaaaagagaaggaggaaaaaaaaaggacatggcttggaagaaaataaaagaatgactTGGAGAATTCTGATAGAGAAATCAgaagttttggtttttttttttttttttttttccttttgttgtaTCTGTGGTGGCTGGTGGTGAGTAAGTTTTCCTTAGCAAAAAAACACTATATCCAGCTGATGGCTTTTTTTGAATATTACATTCTAAAGACAAAATTTTTGGAACTCCTTTTTGGGACATGAAGGTGCTCCTTCTCATactctttttagttttaaaaccTGTTGCTGCCATCAATAAATTATAGGTATTGAGCTTGGATCCTCTCCCTGTTATGTTCCCACCATTGCTTCGCGTTCATTTCACCAAACCTTTCACGGCTGTCCATGTAGAATTAAAGAATGTCAATCCATCTTTTAAGTATCTATAATATTATTGTGGATGAATGTAAATGTAGATGTTAATTACCTGAATCTAACACGACGAAGTTCTCTAGTGCCATCAACAAGCTGCCTGATAGTTATGTAGACCCCCGGTTCATCTTCCTCGACCCATTCCGCTTCAATGTCGCTTGCATTGCTAATGGAAATTGAAGGCTCGTCTCTAGAAGAGGTTGTTGTGCGTGATGCTTCCATGGAGGACATGTCACCTTTGACGCTGCCTGCTGGGTAGGCGCTTGAACCTGCATATGGGTGGCTGTTTCCATGATCATAATGCTGGTCAGATGGAAATCCTTTACTTCCCGAAGGTTTATAGTTTCTCGGCGTCCAATCTTTGTTCGCAGAAGTCATCGGACTATCCCTTCCCACTTTTGAGTAAGAAGAATCCCTCTGTTGATTGTAAACTTTTACTTCATATCAGAAAATTTTCTCTAAAGATGATTGCAGATGTTTACTAAATACAAGGAcccaaactattttttaagtactttttattatatccGTAAGTTTTCGAGTTAGATTACACATTGTTCGACAAATATCATTGGACAACCTATATAGCGCTACAATAAcataattaacataattaaacaagGCATTGTAATTGGGAGAAATAAAAGTCAAAAGGCAAAGGTTTTAGAAGGCTTACCCCGTCCTCAGTTCTTGGTGGCGTATGAAGAGCTTGTTGATTGAATCTCTGGACATTATAGAGCTCCGTTATTCTGTCATAATTCTCTCCCCACCATCGCTGAGCTTGCCATTTGTTAAACATTTCTCGACTtcaaaataggaaaaaacGTATCTTAACTTTGCTAGCAATTGTAAATACTACAAGTCAgtctttattaaaataaacaagatATTAATGAAGCTTGATTACAACTTTTGgcatttaattttcaaaattataaatttcgTCCCTTTCAATTTACACACGtgtatatatcttttaaatttacaaattcatTCGACACTTATGATTCTATGTTAGTACAAGTTGAGGGTATGGTAATTTGAACTACCACCTTGTACTTGAAAAGGGAAAAGCCTAGGATTCCCCCACCCAACTTATACTAGAAAGGAAAAAgcttaatatttttagatgtaaaattttaattttaatttttttaaatttattaagaaTTCCTTCGATacacaattgaaaatttaatagacGAAGAATTAGATTGACACAAACCACGAAACTCAATAGATTAAACatgtaatttaatatattaattataggCATAGTAACCGACAGCGTTAAGCATTTAAAACTCAACTTACTTGAAACGAATTCGTTTTAAATCATTGCCTCCATTGGGTAGGGACACAAAAGTAATGTGAACGCCGGGCTCCACTTGTGCCATCCACTCTTTCGGCTCATCCTCATCCTCAAGCACCACATCACATGCTGATATGGTGGAATCGCCTCCAGGGGTCTGGTCTCCTCTGTAAGCCGCTTTAAATCTAGAGTCAGATCTTGTATGTGGGTGGCGATTAATAGGAGGGAAGTCCCAAGCAGGGGTTGAACTTGCACTTGCCCCTCCTATGTAAGGATATGGAACCCCTTCTGAAGCTGTGTCAAAATCTGGGTAAGGTCTCTGCCCTTTCTTATAGCTACTGGAGCCTGTGCAAGGCTTGCACTGCCTATAAGCACCAGAGAATTTCAACGCCATGTCCTTAATCTGTCAAATTTAGCCTTTACATAATCAGAACATGGCCAGCTTAAGCACCtcttaatattttctaaagtaTAGTTAAATACTGAAATTAGGGGTGAAAAAATAGATCGAAAGATTTAAGATGGCTTAAGGTAGTTTtataaatgttcaaaatgaGCTAGGAAATCGAACAATGGTGGGCTTTGAGTCACCATCCGCCACTGAATGTCCTTTCCATTTTGTCTGGACCAACTTATGTATCCTTTTGACTAATCTAATGTGACAACCTGCACgatcttaaaataatattttagtatcAATCATAGGTAGCACTTGCACGAACTCGGTCTTTTATTTACCACACGGCCCGCTATGATCagtttatacttttttttttacccttttAACCTAAATAATACGTTCTTCATTGTATTCAATACATGTCACTATATTAATTATGGAGTGACGCATACAGTCCAGCCATCGTGTATCAATAAATACGCATGAAATTGAACAATTTTTGCTTGGTGAGAGATACATCCACTTTTGAATTACGTGGAGCATGCTGAATGGTGTTTTGGGAAAGTGGAAAATACAACTTGAAGAGTTACTTTggaaagatatttttcttctgtatttaagaaatgaaataataggcatcataagaattaaaattttcctaaacaatcaattagaaaaaaaagtagctaATTTCTTATTGCCAATCAAGTGGTAGCTCATCCTGCAAAGAAAGGGTTTGGTTAAGAAAcaatacttttgaaaaacagTGCGTCGACAAAAATTCAATGGTGGGTCACATTCAGGCGTTCATTGGGCTGTCCTTTCTTAAAATGCGTCTTGTCTATTCCAAAGTGAATATGTCAATGACCCCACCGCTACTTGACGCAAAATGTGCTGCCACTATTTCTTGGCAAAATCACATTTCCAAGACAGACTGGACCAGACACCCCTGCttagtttaaaaaaacctAATCCCGGAAATGAGCGATAATACTTACATTATTATGGAATTCAAACTTGATAAATCGTTGGAAATACTTCATTAGGATGTTCATAATTCCCCTAACTAACTAACTAACTATAGGAACAATAAGGTGCACTATTCCAACATTTCACcttccaaaaattaaatttatctagCGACATTTACTGAAAGTTATAGTAAAAAGAGCAACCCCCCACTGTTCTTCACTCgaatataattataaagtaGTTAGTGGATCAGAAAGGCTATCCTGGAAATCAGATTGCCACTTAATAATAATTCCACAAGAGAAAAGTAAGCAAACAATTCGTACTGGATGGAAGGCTCGAGGTAGGGAATGTGGATCTTCTCTCCATAAGGGCTAGTACTAGTTTGATCATTTGGGAATTGAGAttattaagaaacaaaaaacaaaaaacaagaatctTTTATTCTATCGGTAATCGGGGGGCCAAGAAGAGCAGCAGGTCAGCAAAGTCAGATTATTGACACGACGTGTCTCTAGGAAAGCCACGTGGACAAGAAAGTTGAGACAAAATATTGGtaagctataaaaaaaaccaactgGGTTTCttcaaaatgacaaaacagaaacaaaaacgTATTAAGGAGGGAGCGGTTAAGGACAAAAGGTTAGAGCGTGTCATAAACAAAGCACAAATATAAACACTTTCTTACCTAAATTCGatcttaaaaaagattataaaaaagaaacaataaacatTAGGCACGTTTGTATTGGTGAAAAGATGGAATAGATCATAGATGGTCCCCCATTTATCGGAAGGCTAATGGGTATTATGAATTTGTCTGTTTTCACAAGATGGAAAAGAAACTGAGAAAGCAAAGACGTAGCCGgagcaaaacataaaaaaaagacagAAGGGTATAGGATTAAGAACCTGCGTTGTCAGGCTTTTGACGGCTTCCTTTGTACTAGGCGTGCCACTCCCACGCGCAGCCCCATCCTCACCTCCGTCGTCTGTCTGTTTCGTACATGCTATGCATGTAAACATTTTGCTTCaactttcccttttttttacTCTGCAGTTAACAAACAAGTAGGTTCCACCTAGAGGTTTAGCGTATACCAAATtcatgaaagaaagaaaaggaaatccCAAGAATTAATTGCATAATCCAACTACTTCCCCtttaattctctttctttctcttctccatTGATTGagtagaagaaaacaaacaagcCTTCCCTTTACCcaatacttttttatttttatttttataagagATAAACACGAAATCCACTAATACTCAAGTAATAAAGAGCAATAGTTTCCATTTTTCCAATTCCACCATCATTTAAAACTAACTTTCATGAAAAGATCAACTGAGCAGAGCAgtaatttctctgttttttcaATAGCTTAAGCAgttaaagaaggaaagaaataaaggGTGTGAATCATATATGGTGTGTGTAGTAGGTACGCGGCTAAATGGGACAAAAGGGAATTGGGGGAATctgaaataaatagaaattcGTTTATCGATCCGCGGGAAACAGATGGGTCCTGGAGAAAGGAAAAGGggaatgaaaaaggaaaagggctGCTCGGGATCAGAGACGACTAAGAAAAGATCAGAATAGGAACAAGAGAGGGAAGAGTTGATAATTGAAAGGAAAGTAAATGAGGGCACAGCCTATTTGAAAGTAGTCGATTGAGAGAGACCGAGTGTGGTACATGCTTTGCTTTACTCTTACAAAGACGAATaaagaatcaaatattttgttaatgcCAAAGTTTCTGACAACTTATTggctctttcttttttccctatGGGCAAATCGCATCACTCTTCCATGTTcaagaaatccaaaattaaaaagaaaagcaaataagagagagaaataatgCATTAATTAAAACCAGCAgagatttcaaaattaatcgTTTCAGATTGAAAGCTATGTGTGAGACGACAGAGAGACAATGAATATGGGGGAAGATAACAATGCAacatagaagaagaagaagaagaagaaacagaagCAGAAGAATGatgttgatattttcttttttccttttggttcttcaatttaattctATCTTTATTATTCGAAAACGACTGATCAAAGCAAAAGCCAACTGTGATTTACGTACTTTGTCCATCTTAGGCCCCCTCTATCAACATCCCCACCTCTTCCACGCCCtaatttaattctcttttgCAGACTTTCCGCTGTTCCTCTTTATTTCTCTCCTCCACAAACCTAAcctaatttcttcatttctagCAAGAACAACGAAACCAGATTGAAAATCTCGATGTCCCAAACTGTAGGAATCAACGGATTCAATCAAATGATTCAAATGCACACTTCCACGAGTCATGAAATGACATCGAACGAATAAACGAATGAATCTCTATTCAAAGAGAATATTACAGAGAATGGATTGAGAAACGATTCGAAACGGTCTGGATCCTCAAAACAGAACTcgaatggaaaaaagaaaattatcagAAGATTCCATGAGAAAGCAATGCTCTGTTTACTTGCTTAAAAAGACgatcaaattgaagaaaacgGTAAAGTAAAAGTAGTAAGAGTCTCACCTCGTAGCTTATTATCCACCGAAAAAATGGAACAGAAATCCGCCGCGCACACACTGATTGGCTGCTAAGAAAATCCTTATCCAGTCACCACTACTACAACCACCGAATTCTCAACTCCCCTTTCCTCAAAATCTTTTTCCGTTTCACGCAATCTTCCCTTTAATCACAGCAATGGCAACCACCATCAACCGCAATCAAAATCCCTAAAATATCGCCAAACAGAGCATCTTCTTGCTTAATTTCTGCAGTTACACAGACAAACAACACATTCTCTCACTCTCACTCTCTCTCACTGATTCTGTGCCAAAACCTCTAAACAAACAGCAGAATCAAAATGCAATTTAGAACCCAAAATGAACACTCGCCGGTAAACCCGCCGGCGTTCACCGGCGGCGAACAAAAAAAACCCcagaaaaatagagaagaaaataaaaaaaattgttcagaAAGGGAAAGTTTGGGATATTATGGTTCCGGGTTTTACGTTAGAGAGAGCCCAAATATCggcaaaattaaaatctatagACAACAAAGAAATCGAATTTGAGAGGCAgttatttatatagagaaatCCGAATTGACGCCGTCTGGTTTTTAGCCGTTAAAGTAACGAAAAATGTCTTTCTTGTGTAAGGGAGAGAGAGGAGGGATTGTTAACAGTGGATTGACGTTTGGTCATTACCACGGAGGACAGCCTGGGCCCACATGTTTCGGTGACGTCTTAGTGAGGATGAGGATCTCAAACGTGCATTCGAAGTAGGGTACGTGGCAGAACTTTATTGGATATCAGTGTAATGAGAATAAGATCAACGGCGGAGGAGATTCGTTTAAtgtaaaaactaaatacaatttttttatatatattttgatcaaATCACTGCACGTATTGAAAAGATTTCAATTCTTATTCAATCGCCTCCTTcgatttctttctcctttttaagagaaaaaaatatatatatatatccattttaaattgtttgagctttcttatatttcaatctttgttaaataacaaattcattCCATCCAGTTATTAATGAATTCTTCACCTTTTACGTTATTTACGTGTCAcctttcttttaatgtttttgtttttttgttatatatagtCATAGGATCGTTTAGGTGTTGGTTGATGTTTCTACTAATGATTAGAATGGTAAAGTTTGTGGTCGTGGGTGACTAGACAAATATATAATGCTATCCACACTCTTTAAGTCATCTCTTCTACTAACAACCAAATTACGAGGTTTCAAATATTCATGGTCGAAAATGGTGGGAGGAAAGTAATGCACGTTCAAAATATGTGGAActtgtttaatatatacattCCAACTTCCTAATGAACCAAACAATCAAATTAGAGATGtaaaataatctaaaactgatttttttttttttttatcgaagGACGGTTTATTCTAACATATTTCTAGATTGAAGATTTATAATGCATAGTGATCTACAATTTAGTTCTtaagttataaataaaagtttcaaagtAAATATGGTTCAATCGATATATATCACGTGTTAATGTCAGTAAGGTCTATGTGTAGCTTGGGTACCTTCCGCTTTGTTGTATTAgtaattttatagaaatttacATTTTCGTCAAATAATGATAACGATGAATACATAAACGTAATTACGTGAAGAAtacaaacatattaaaatgactaatgaaattttacttataaaaGAAGACTAATAAAACATTCCATCACTTTAACTAAAGTTGAATGGTAGATACCTTACTTATGTAATTATTATCGAACTATACTCAtctatttttagtttgaaaattgacACTACATTGCATATAGgcattatataattttctactagcttcatttaataatttctaaCATGTGTAGAttgacataaaatttataCCATTGATATCGAAGTCAAAAGTTTGTTCTTCTATATCATCATACCGTCTCAAAAAGCattatttaataacatttttttatgtgttGAGTTGAATATGTTTCAATATTTCTCATCAAAAtaacatctttttttattatgagtATTCGAGACCATAAACCTCATATACGTAACCgtacaataaatttaaataatttaaataaaaatgttaatctCTATGTTATTATTGTCTTCATTACTTTTTATACCTAAGAAAACGAGCTAAAAAGACATCTTATCAGTCTTTCAAATTCCATAAGAAAAACCAACGATATAAATAGTTAACAACTGTAGGGATTAGACAACcataaacaaattgttttacctaattaACTTGTGACGAGCCAAACTAAGAAAAGCACAATTAAGTCCACGAGCAATATTATTACCAAACAAACATCTTGAAACCTTACATAGAAGGAAATAATATCCAACCATCATGATAACATTGATCTCCTCATTCCAATAAGAGACAAAATCTCCAAATGAACAAccaataaaactaatatacaCACACACGTAAAAGAAAGTTTATTCATAACTTTTTCTTATCTTAATTGACATTCTCTCGAGTTATCGAGTAAGTTTAACGTAGTCATCATAAATCAACGGAAATATCTTCGTTTTGtagtctttttctttatatgtaTTCAATCATATCAATATAGAATTGTCATGAATTTATGGTCTTATCCGCTTATCGTTTTAactgtatatatttttatatttcatagttaatacaaaatataacataaaacgtttttgtttataattaaaggcgtatatatatttaaacaatataacttaaaaaagaagtttgcATTGCTTAGCTAGTGACACATTTCCTTAAATATTAGAATTATTAGGtatattaatgatttttttttcaaaaagagagggagaaaaacaaagacaaggagacaaaatatttagattttatttaggtataaataatttggaatgataaaagaaaattgattgaggattccattttgaattttagttaGCATTCCacccaacaaacaaacaatgaGGGCATGTTGTCTCCatataaagagaaaataaatattttctaaactatttagttttatatGGTTTAGTGGTTGGATAATGACACTTCCTTATAAGTAAGGTAGtaaacttaataattttctctaataacagtaaaattataaaaattgatagatttttatcaCGGTCTATTAATGCTATTAATAGAAGtatatcaatgtctattaatATGTGTTattaatagaatctaaaaattgtatatattagcaaatattttatcaattttgctatttttgaaattagtttaaataaaaagtaaagattaaaaaacttaatagAGAATTATTGCTTTtcctttaaaattcaaataaaagttgaatggtttgttttaaaaccTCCATTATCATTTACTAGATGAAAACTAATGTAAATTCGAACGTAGGAAAACTAgggtaaatataataattgattaaGTCATGCTTGAATTGGATTAACTTAATTTTGTGACACAAAATATATCAGGTGAACGTAGATACGAAGAAgtatacaacaaaataaacatattaagtttaaaaatggAACGATGTTCTTACTTTCGAATTTTCcactttcaataatttttttttatcacatcTCATAGTACCAAATCACCATTGGTTAGTCTTATCATATCAAGTGACACGACAACGTTTAATTAACAATGTCATTGACAAAGATAcactaaaatcaaatttgaaagttttaagaaaataattattactacttaacaaaaaaaaaaaaaaagaaggaaaaaatggaGGGTAAATGAGTAATTTACATAAGTAGTTAATTGTTATTGGGCAGTCACGCAAAGAAACAAACATGCCACTGGTGGGGAGTATTGTAATGTCTAATCCAATCAGATTGCACGGGTGAGGAACTGAGATGCCCTGCAGGTGATGATATTAccaaaagtaataataaaattaaaaactaaaaaaaatcaaaattggaaTTGCAAggaagaaaatcaaatctttGAAAGCTTCTGTCAAAGCTAAATCGTAAAAAGATATTCTAAGAAGCAAAAGCCCTTTACCTATGAGGTGTATTTGTCTCACTATTGTACTATATCACACTaaccccctttttttttttttttgccttgaTGAACCTCCAAAGATCcccttttatattttaattttgttttttaaaagtggaataatttgaatatttatctttaatttgaatctctttcattttgtatttttagttTACATGCTATAAATCTTGATATGTCACATCGTTTTTACGATATTCGAGAGTCATACATAAAATGATACATATTAAACTCACGTGATGGATATTCGGAAGAGGAATTTACTAAAGTCGATAAAAGAAATTCGTTAGTCAACCAATAAATTATCGAAAAAATCACGGTTTTCTATGAATTGATGTGGTGTGAGTGTATAAGTATACTACTCTTTGTCTTTTGTAATGTAgtgtttatataaaaaatggagacatttagaaaagaaattatttggAATATAGCTCAAATATAGTTATAAACccttgtgtatatatatatatatatatatcctctTTTACTGTATGGGGTAAGTTTAAAACTTTAtgataaaatactaaaaagaaaaaaccatcCAACCCctataattataattcatCATATAGatgagttatttatttttaaaaaaaattagacgaacaaaaatgagaatgaaaataaaatctacACGTGTCCACTGTACTATATATGCtcgaactttaaaatattgagATAGAAAACGATAATAtattagtaaattaaaatattttaatctgtatatttgtagattttatattttcaattgcAAATCTACTCATTAATCCATACTATTGAtgtattaattctttttttttcttaatttttaccTATTAGCATTTTTACTATAAAGCTTAGATCAAACAATATGTTCACATgtttcatgttttattttcttgtattaaaaattattttcttgtattaaaaattaattttattatttaactatttttttataaaaataactttgagtttgttgaaaatataaagagtAATAAAATGGAATGTACAAAAGGGGtagaagattaaaattaaaacccattcaaaagtatttataCCAAACTagtattttaacttaaaaaaatggagatgtttgcaaaagtaacaaaacaaattatgataatagagtccatattattatattttttaaattactaaaataacaaatttaaaagtaaataatccTCTAATATcattaaatacttttttatatttgtcacATTCATAATATACAAAATGATGTTGCagactattattttttttaaaaaaaaattgttttatcatttaatttaagtttttttaaataaaaaatagaagatcaGTTTGAATTTCCactaaaaattacaaaatagtaaaaaaaaaaacaagaacaaaggaaggtataaagaagaagaaaaaaaagggaatatGCGAAATAGAGATTTTGGGGTTTGGATGATAACAAATGGGAGAACAAAGAGAGTAAATGTTCCCTTAAAATGGGGTCTgatgaagagaagagaagaggtTGCTGAGATTATGGTACGTTGAGGGCAGAAATGGGGCACGTGAGTACCGGCTGTGACCGGTGACAACTCCTTGGAGACTCTGTTTTCCTTCGACATATAACACTTTGGTCCACACTCATGTTACTGGCTATTGTCGGTTGTCAGTCAGCATTCGAGATTTGGCTTATTGCTTGTGCTTTGTTAGCCTGGCAAATATGGCCAACCCACCCACCCCATgcaatctttctttttctttccaaaatttaaacaatatcctttattttaattttcaaccatCATCATATCTACAAACTAtaccaaaaattaattttagatttcataCATATAgaagttattaattattaggcacaataaattttaatttctttttaaataatagattttacaaaaatatttacagctATAGTAAATTCATGGTAtagtgatagaatctaaaattttaaatattttaattgatatgatatagtgatagaaactaaaattttaaatattttactatttttaaaattgttccaTAAATTGACtacaagttttttaaaatatatatatttatgtccacaagttttattaacaatatatgTACCgttaaaaaattagagaaattgtcataaataaaacatttgacaaaatatctACCATTCATagaataattaagtataatgaattttgtcttctaataattttgttttatggaGTATAAACAGTTTGTCGATTTTTCCATAAAAAGACccttaaaattataagaaaattttcttatagatttttttctaaccatttataattttgccttgatttttctataacatttttaaagtatgtttttcaaaaataggaaaagttaacacaaactatttacagTGCATgaacaaaatcactaaaagacaaaattgatCACATTTAATCTTGTAGGCAGTATagatattttgtcaaaaaaaatatagctAATAGCAAGAAAactttaaacatatattatattataagcttaatttgtttttacaaaCAACGTGGCAATGAAAGGAACTTAAACTTCCTatctattttgtttggttctaaaagatatttatattaagttttcttaaacttaaaaaaattcaccggttaataatttagtttgtaacaaccaGTTTatgatttgtatttttttagttatcgTAATGTCATTTAAATGAGCGCAACtcaattaacatatataatgTTTGTACCATTGACctcaaatattgtaaaaaaaacatatgtttgaaattatttaatcCATCCTAAACTAAATAGGAATCATGTTGTGGGAtgagtttttataaaataaaaagtcagACACCACGCAATTATAGTGGTATGGATTAAATTACactgaatatatatattttttagagtaaatattaaattgttacaaaccattaataattcaattattactATCCAAAGTGAGTTTAACTCAAGAGTAAAACATTCAAATCCCCCTGacttatataaaaaaagaagaataaaatatttgactaAATTGTAACGTCTTGAAATGCGGATTCCAATACTTAAAAACATCAACGTTGTATCTTATTAACTCTATATGTTGTAGAAGTCACGATTAAGCAACTCCGGCACTATAGACTTAAACAATTCAAACTTGTTTTTCTCAAAAGCTCCAAAGTGTTTTTagcca of the Cucumis sativus cultivar 9930 chromosome 3, Cucumber_9930_V3, whole genome shotgun sequence genome contains:
- the LOC101210860 gene encoding protein BREVIS RADIX, with the translated sequence MFTCIACTKQTDDGGEDGAARGSGTPSTKEAVKSLTTQIKDMALKFSGAYRQCKPCTGSSSYKKGQRPYPDFDTASEGVPYPYIGGASASSTPAWDFPPINRHPHTRSDSRFKAAYRGDQTPGGDSTISACDVVLEDEDEPKEWMAQVEPGVHITFVSLPNGGNDLKRIRFNREMFNKWQAQRWWGENYDRITELYNVQRFNQQALHTPPRTEDGRDSSYSKVGRDSPMTSANKDWTPRNYKPSGSKGFPSDQHYDHGNSHPYAGSSAYPAGSVKGDMSSMEASRTTTSSRDEPSISISNASDIEAEWVEEDEPGVYITIRQLVDGTRELRRVRFSRERFGEMNAKQWWEHNRERIQAQYL